A region from the Microbacterium lacus genome encodes:
- a CDS encoding class I SAM-dependent methyltransferase, which yields MGFDGAAIDYDRFMGRYSTLLSAPFADFAGVRAGQRVLDVGCGPGALTGELVARVGASSVAGVDPSASYVASARERFPDVRVETASAGDLPFDDAEFDAALAQLVVHFLADPVHDLREMARVTRPGGIIAACTWDHAGGTSPLSRFWDVLSAHDPDAPREAHLPGTRAGQLSEYLRDAGLDDIVETVLTVHVLHPTFEDWWTPYLRGAGPIGAYIESLDETGRSALERALRAEMPAAPFEISGSAWAARGTVAPSH from the coding sequence ATGGGGTTCGATGGTGCCGCGATCGACTACGACCGCTTCATGGGTCGCTATTCGACTCTGCTCAGCGCTCCGTTCGCCGACTTCGCCGGCGTGCGAGCCGGGCAGCGCGTCCTCGATGTGGGATGCGGTCCCGGTGCGTTGACCGGCGAGCTCGTGGCACGTGTCGGGGCGTCTTCCGTCGCCGGCGTCGACCCGTCGGCATCGTATGTCGCATCCGCGCGCGAGCGCTTTCCCGACGTACGGGTCGAGACGGCATCCGCCGGTGACCTGCCGTTCGACGATGCCGAGTTCGACGCAGCCCTGGCCCAGCTCGTCGTGCACTTCCTCGCCGACCCGGTCCACGATCTGCGGGAGATGGCGCGGGTCACGCGGCCGGGTGGGATCATCGCGGCCTGCACGTGGGACCACGCGGGGGGAACGAGCCCGTTGAGCCGCTTCTGGGATGTGCTGAGCGCCCACGACCCCGACGCTCCGCGCGAAGCGCACCTCCCGGGGACGCGCGCGGGTCAGCTGAGCGAGTACCTCAGGGATGCCGGCCTCGACGACATCGTGGAGACGGTGTTGACCGTGCACGTGCTGCACCCGACTTTCGAAGACTGGTGGACGCCCTACCTGCGCGGCGCGGGCCCGATCGGGGCGTACATCGAGTCGCTGGATGAGACGGGGCGCTCGGCGCTGGAGCGCGCCCTGCGGGCCGAGATGCCCGCCGCTCCCTTCGAGATCAGCGGGTCTGCGTGGGCCGCCCGCGGAACCGTGGCCCCCTCACACTGA
- a CDS encoding alpha/beta hydrolase fold domain-containing protein: MMRAVLPDAVVPLALRMMRANRTFVSADGARKRIRERELRPVPYGPPSRLRPGIRVDVEQFDGWPVYTILPPETRGAVVYVHGGGWVNEIAPQHWHLAARIAAETSTAVVVPIYPLVPFGTAREARDTAAALVRRSIDTYGATCLAGDSAGGQIALSTALALRDGGVVLPRTVLISPALDLSWSNPRIPLVQPSDPWLATPGGQVLAEQWRGDLDLLDPAVSPLFGDLAGLGPLTVFTGTRDVLNPDAHVLAQKSRAAGVPFELCEGAGQVHVYPLVPTRAGREAQSHLVSVLGSAIGS, from the coding sequence ATGATGCGAGCCGTCCTCCCCGATGCCGTCGTTCCCCTCGCGCTGCGCATGATGCGCGCGAACCGGACCTTCGTCAGCGCCGACGGCGCGAGAAAGCGGATCCGGGAACGCGAGCTGCGACCGGTGCCGTACGGCCCTCCGTCGCGCCTGCGGCCCGGGATCCGTGTCGACGTGGAACAGTTCGACGGCTGGCCCGTGTACACGATCCTGCCGCCCGAGACCCGCGGCGCCGTGGTGTACGTGCACGGCGGCGGCTGGGTGAACGAGATCGCACCTCAGCACTGGCACCTGGCCGCACGGATCGCCGCGGAGACGTCGACGGCGGTCGTCGTGCCGATCTACCCCCTGGTTCCGTTCGGAACCGCCCGCGAGGCGCGCGACACGGCGGCCGCTCTGGTCCGCCGGAGCATCGACACGTACGGAGCGACCTGCCTCGCCGGTGATTCCGCAGGCGGTCAGATCGCTCTCTCCACGGCACTCGCCCTCCGCGACGGCGGCGTGGTGCTCCCCCGGACCGTCCTCATCTCCCCCGCACTGGATCTCTCGTGGAGCAACCCCCGCATTCCGCTCGTGCAGCCGTCGGACCCTTGGCTGGCCACTCCCGGCGGCCAGGTCCTCGCCGAGCAGTGGCGCGGCGATCTCGACCTGCTCGACCCCGCGGTGAGTCCGCTGTTCGGCGATCTCGCCGGACTCGGCCCCCTCACGGTCTTCACCGGGACGAGAGATGTCCTCAATCCCGATGCGCACGTGCTCGCGCAGAAATCCCGTGCCGCCGGCGTGCCCTTCGAACTGTGCGAGGGTGCCGGGCAGGTGCACGTGTACCCGCTCGTGCCGACACGCGCAGGACGCGAGGCGCAGTCACATCTCGTCTCCGTGCTCGGATCAGCCATCGGCTCGTAA
- a CDS encoding DUF2200 domain-containing protein, which translates to MSRIFTMSFASVYPLYVAKVERKGRTQAELDEVIAWLTGFDAVALARHIEAGTTFEEFFEDARLNPSATLITGTVCGVRVQDVDDPLMQKIRYLDLLVDELARGKAMSKILRSPQPA; encoded by the coding sequence ATGAGCCGGATCTTCACGATGTCGTTCGCGTCGGTGTATCCGCTGTACGTCGCGAAGGTCGAGCGCAAAGGGCGCACCCAGGCTGAGCTCGACGAGGTCATCGCGTGGCTCACCGGCTTCGACGCCGTCGCGCTGGCACGCCACATCGAGGCCGGCACCACGTTCGAGGAGTTCTTCGAGGACGCCCGCCTCAACCCGAGCGCGACGCTCATCACCGGCACCGTCTGCGGCGTTCGTGTGCAGGACGTGGACGATCCCCTCATGCAGAAGATCCGCTATCTCGACCTGCTCGTCGACGAGCTCGCGCGCGGCAAGGCGATGAGCAAGATCCTGCGCTCACCGCAGCCGGCCTGA
- a CDS encoding AAA family ATPase, translating into MLRFDDPLPLRPRRVLVAGVSGAGKSTLARRIARVLDAPYTELDALYHGPEWTPREGFVEDVRMLADQPSWTTEWQYSTARPLLVERADLLVWLDVPFATVTLPRVVRRTLRRRLHREVLWNGNIEPPLRTFFHDREHIVRWSIRTRRKYTGRIPQLDADMPHLAIVRLRTQRELEAWMAGPLASAAD; encoded by the coding sequence GTGCTGCGCTTCGACGATCCGCTCCCGCTCCGACCGCGGCGTGTGCTCGTGGCCGGAGTGTCCGGCGCGGGCAAGAGCACGCTGGCCAGGCGGATCGCCCGCGTTCTCGACGCGCCCTACACCGAGCTCGACGCGCTCTACCACGGCCCGGAATGGACGCCCCGGGAGGGGTTCGTCGAGGACGTGCGGATGCTGGCGGATCAGCCGTCGTGGACGACCGAGTGGCAGTACTCCACCGCGCGGCCCCTGCTGGTCGAGCGTGCCGACCTCCTGGTGTGGCTGGATGTGCCGTTCGCGACGGTCACCCTGCCGCGAGTGGTGCGGCGCACGCTGCGACGCCGCCTCCACCGAGAGGTTCTGTGGAACGGAAACATCGAACCGCCTCTGCGGACGTTCTTCCATGACCGGGAGCACATCGTCCGCTGGTCGATCAGGACCAGACGCAAATACACGGGGCGGATCCCGCAACTCGACGCCGACATGCCGCATCTCGCGATCGTCCGGCTGCGCACTCAGCGGGAGCTCGAAGCGTGGATGGCAGGGCCCCTGGCCTCGGCGGCGGACTGA